The following coding sequences are from one Musa acuminata AAA Group cultivar baxijiao chromosome BXJ2-4, Cavendish_Baxijiao_AAA, whole genome shotgun sequence window:
- the LOC135609561 gene encoding ATP-dependent zinc metalloprotease FTSH 1, chloroplastic-like yields MASASHLLTSTLFGIRLRPKSTPNPSLLLLPRRTNSIRSLLDRNKNSNDNRLTLSPSVAAAAAFLLSSLPPVAIAEDVAPVPPPTSPPAVQFDAASKPDNPFAQSLLTAPRPQTSSDLPEGSQWRYSEFLDAVKKGKVERVRFSKDGGVLQLTAVDGRRAAVIVPNDPDLIDILAMNGVDISVSEGDAGNGLFNFIGNLIFPFLAFAGLFFLFRRSQGGPGGGPGGLGGPMDFGRSKSKFQEVPETGVTFADVAGADQAKLELQEVVDFLKNPDKYTALGAKIPKGCLLVGPPGTGKTLLARAVAGEAGVPFFSCAASEFVELFVGVGASRVRDLFEKAKAKAPCIVFIDEIDAVGRQRGAGLGGGNDEREQTINQLLTEMDGFSGNSGVIVLAATNRPDVLDSALLRPGRFDRQVTVDRPDVAGRVKILQVHSRGKALAKDVDFEKIARRTPGFTGADLQNLMNEAAILAARRDLKEISKDEISDALERIIAGPEKKNAVVSDEKKKLVAYHEAGHALVGALMPEYDPVAKISIIPRGQAGGLTFFAPSEERLESGLYSRSYLENQMAVALGGRVAEEVIFGQENVTTGASNDFMQVSRVARQMVERFGFSKKIGQVAIGGSGGNPFLGQQMSTQKDYSMATADVVDAEVRELVERAYSRAKQIITMHSDILHKLAQLLIEKETVDGDEFMSLFIDGKAELYVA; encoded by the exons ATGGCTTCCGCAAGCCATCTCCTCACCTCCACTCTATTCGGCATCAGACTCCGTCCGAAATCCACGCCCAacccttccctcctcctcctcccgagaCGAACCAACTCCATTCGATCACTCCTCGATCGCAACAAGAATAGCAACGACAACCGCCTCACCCTGTCCCCTTCCGTTGCCGCGGCCGCCGCCTTCCTCCTTTCCTCCCTCCCTCCGGTCGCCATCGCCGAGGACGTCGCCCCGGTCCCGCCTCCCACTTCGCCGCCCGCCGTCCAGTTCGATGCCGCCTCCAAGCCCGACAACCCCTTCGCCCAGTCCCTCCTCACGGCCCCCAGGCCGCAGACGTCCTCGGACCTCCCCGAGGGCTCCCAGTGGCGCTACAGCGAGTTCCTCGATGCCGTCAAGAAGGGCAAGGTCGAGCGCGTCCGCTTCAGCAAGGACGGCGGGGTGCTTCAGCTCACGGCTGTCGATGGCCGCCGGGCCGCCGTCATCGTCCCCAACGATCCCGACCTGATCGACATCCTGGCGATGAACGGCGTGGACATCTCGGTCTCGGAGGGGGACGCCGGCAATGGGCTGTTTAATTTCATCGGGAATCTGATCTTCCCCTTTCTCGCCTTTGCCGGTCTCTTTTTCCTCTTCCGCCGGTCCCAGGGGGGACCTGGGGGCGGGCCGGGTGGGCTTGGCGGGCCGATGGACTTTGGCCGGTCCAAATCTAAGTTCCAGGAGGTTCCGGAGACCGGTGTCACCTTCGCTGATGTCGCCGGAGCCGACCAGGCCAAACTTGAGTTGCAGGAAGTGGTGGACTTCTTGAAGAACCCGGACAAGTATACGGCTTTGGGGGCGAAGATTCCTAAAGGTTGTCTCTTGGTGGGTCCGCCGGGTACCGGCAAGACGCTGCTGGCGAGGGCGGTGGCAGGAGAGGCCGGAGTCCCGTTCTTCTCGTGTGCAGCGTCCGAGTTCGTGGAGCTATTTGTGGGAGTGGGGGCGTCGAGGGTCCGGGATCTGTTTGAGAAAGCAAAGGCTAAGGCACCGTGCATTGTTTTCATCGATGAAATTGATGCGGTGGGAAGGCAGAGAGGAGCTGGGCTTGGCGGTGGCAATGATGAGAGGGAGCAGACTATCAATCAGCTCTTGACGGAGATGGATGGGTTCTCGGGGAACAGTGGAGTGATAGTACTGGCAGCGACTAACAGGCCAGATGTGCTGGATTCGGCTTTGCTGAGGCCTGGGAGGTTTGATCGGCAGGTCACAGTTGATAGACCTGATGTTGCTGGCAGAGTGAAGATCCTGCAG GTTCATTCAAGAGGAAAAGCACTTGCTAAGGATgtagattttgagaaaattgctaGAAGAACCCCTGGTTTCACTGGAGCTGACTTGCAAAACCTGATGAACGAAGCAGCTATTCTTGCAGCCAGACGAGACCTAAAGGAGATAAGCAAGGATGAAATTTCAGATGCTCTGGAGAGAATAATTGCAGGACCTGAAAAGAAAAACGCAGTTGTATCAGATGAGAAGAAGAAGctggtagcatatcatg AGGCTGGACATGCCCTTGTGGGGGCACTCATGCCCGAGTATGATCCAGTTGCCAAGATCTCCATTATTCCTCGAGGTCAAGCTGGTGGTCTTACATTCTTTGCCCCGAGCGAGGAGAGACTCGAGTCAGGACTTTACAGCAGAAGTTACCTAGAGAACCAAATGGCTGTTGCCCTCGGAGGAAG GGTGGCAGAAGAGGTGATCTTCGGACAAGAGAATGTCACAACAGGAGCTTCAAATGACTTCATGCAGGTTTCACGAGTGGCAAGACAGATGGTTGAGAGGTTTGGATTCAGCAAAAAGATTGGACAGGTAGCCATAGGTGGGTCTGGTGGAAATCCATTCCTGGGTCAACAG ATGTCAACTCAAAAAGATTATTCCATGGCAACTGCTGATGTGGTTGATGCTGAGGTGCGAGAGCTTGTGGAGAGGGCTTATTCCAGGGCCAAGCAAATCATAACCATGCACAGCGATATCCTCCACAAGCTGGCACAACTTCTCATCGAGAAGGAGACTGTCGACGGAGACGAGTTCATGAGCCTGTTCATTGATGGCAAAGCAGAATTGTATGTTGCATGA